From a region of the Solanum stenotomum isolate F172 chromosome 2, ASM1918654v1, whole genome shotgun sequence genome:
- the LOC125855834 gene encoding transcription factor MYB77-like: METSKKTSMIKRRWNLEEDELLQNLVKEHGAENWSLIGQLISGRSGKSCRFRWCNQLNPQVEHQPFTLEEDNTIISAQAKLGNRWAKIARLLPGRTDNAIKNRWNSTLKRKRASMSEDLTLENPQHPLKKSLSIGAGKNPGIPYRSDQSNLGFDRFPQLCLYPHVALLGRISPLSAFSPVIPDPLVFLSLPSFDLSNLGLSWCPQLSLYPPTTLGKILPLLSVSPIMPEPSTSLSLCVSDMNNLGLSRLPQLILYPPSAPLGEILTLSSSAPVIPAPSTDLSLFLPGLRSTKYLNPVNQIEQIGQPTPISASKPTSSNFMPQISITQSGNVGRKYGETTVEPKYFDRFATHDTKRS; this comes from the coding sequence ATGGAAACATCGAAGAAAACAAGTATGATCAAGCGTCGATGGAATCTTGAAGAGGATGAACTATTGCAGAATCTAGTGAAGGAACATGGAGCAGAGAACTGGTCTCTTATTGGCCAATTGATTTCAGGTCGATCTGGAAAATCGTGTAGGTTCCGGTGGTGTAATCAGCTTAATCCTCAGGTGGAGCATCAACCTTTTACTCTTGAAGAAGATAATACTATTATCAGTGCTCAAGCCAAATTAGGTAACCGATGGGCTAAGATAGCTCGTTTGTTACCAGGTCGAACAGATAATGCGATAAAAAATCGTTGGAATTCCACCCTTAAACGGAAGCGCGCTTCGATGTCAGAAGATTTGACATTGGAAAATCCTCAACATCCGTTGAAGAAATCTTTGAGTATCGGGGCGGGTAAAAATCCAGGTATTCCATATAGATCTGATCAGAGCAATTTAGGTTTTGATAGGTTCCCTCAGTTGTGTCTGTATCCGCACGTTGCCCTATTGGGTCGAATTTCACCTCTTTCAGCATTTTCACCTGTAATACCCGATCCATTGGTATTTCTGAGTCTACCAAGTTTTGATTTAAGCAATTTGGGTTTATCTTGGTGCCCTCAGTTGAGTCTTTATCCTCCTACTACACTAGGTAAAATTTTGCCTCTTTTATCAGTTTCACCAATAATGCCTGAACCATCAACATCTCTGAGTCTATGTGTATCTGATATGAACAATTTAGGTTTATCTAGGTTACCTCAGTTGATTCTTTATCCGCCCAGTGCCCCACTAGGTGAAATTTTGACTCTTTCATCATCTGCACCAGTAATCCCTGCTCCATCAACAGATCTGAGTCTCTTTTTACCTGGATTGAGGTCTACCAAGTACTTGAATCCGGTGAATCAAATCGAGCAAATAGGTCAACCAACACCTATATCGGCATCTAAGCCGACTTCATCGAATTTTATGCCCCAAATTTCAATAACTCAGAGTGGAAATGTTGGTCGCAAATATGGAGAAACTACTGTTGAGCCCaaatattttgatagatttgCAACACATGATacaaaaagaagttaa